The sequence GGAATATTGACTGTCTTTCTTTCAACTTCTTGTGTCTCCCAGTTGTATGCAGCATCTTCGTCAAATTTTACGTCTCGACTGATTATTAGCTTATTTGTTTCTAAGCTATAGACTCGATAACCTTTTGATTGAGTACTATAGCCTAAGAAGATTCCTTTCTCTGCCTTCTCATCAAGCTTGCCTCTTTTCTCTTTTGGAATGTGACTGTAGCATATGCAGCCGAAGACTTTGAGATGCTTTGCTGATGGCTTACGTCCGCTCCAAGCTTCGATCGGCGTCTTATTCTGCACGGCTTTGGTTGGACATCGGTTGAGCAAGTAGACTGCAGTGCTTACTGCCTCTGCCCAAAATCGTTTTGGGAGACCTTTCTCTAGCAGCATGGCTCTTGCAGCCTCCATAACAGTCCTATTTTTCCTCTCAGATACGCCGTTTTGTTCTGGTGCATATCCAACAGTGAGTTGGTGATCCATCCCTTCATCTTCACAGAACTTGTTGAACTCATTAGAAGTGTATTCTTTGCCTCTATCACTTCTAATTGTCTTGATGTAGTGACCGCTTTGTTTTTCGACACGAGATTTGAACTTTTTGAAAATATCGAAGACTTGCGACTTTTGTTGCATAAAATAAACCCATGTCATTCTAGTAAAGTCATCAATGAAGAGAATGAAGTACCTGTTTTGGTCATTTGATGGAGTGCGCATTGCCCCGCAGACGTCAGTATGGACTAGCTCAAGTGGCTTTTTGGCTCTCCAAGCTTTGCCAGATGGAAAAGGTTGTCGATGTTGTTTCCCGAGCATGCATCCTTCACAGACTGTGTTGATCTCCTTAATTGCTGGGAGGTCTCGCATCATATTCTTCTGCTTGAGGATCTTTAGCCCATGGAAGTTAAAGTGACCGAACCTTCTATGCCAAAGCCATGATTCATCTGTTTGTGCTTGCATTGCCACACTACTTGCATATCTCCATTGTATAGGAAAGCatctattttctttcatttttacctTTGCAATTTGAAAGGATTTATCTTGCTTATCATATATTGTGCAAGAATCTCCTTCAAAATGCAAAGAGTACCCTTTTTCAATCATTTGACCTACGCTAAGTAGGTTTTGATCAATGTTGGGTACTAAGAGTACATCATTGATGTATCTCTTGCCTTTTTTAGTGTCAATGGCAATGGTGCCTTTGCCGACTGCTTCCATGAAGTCACCATTACCTATTTTGACTTTAGTCTTGGATCTATCAAAACTACAAAAGATGctttcatttttcttcatgtGGTTACTGCAACCACTGTCAAGATAACATTAACAAGtatctttttcttctttggcAGACATAGAAGAGATtactttcatcatttttctcttCACAAAAATTAActtgatgggatttctttaaacGACAAGTTTTTTCAGTGTGGccaaattttttacaattttggcaCTGTGGTTTTCCTTTGAACCAACAGTCTTTCTCCAAGTGactttttcttttacaaatgccacatggaggatacttgtcgttattttctttttgtttttcttgtgTCTTTTTCCCATCAGCTTTTGGTTTTTGAGACCGCGAATTGATTTTAGACTGAAAGGCATTTTCTACTTCACTTTCCTTATGCCTTTCTCGTCTACTTTCATATGCTTCAAGAGAGCCCATTAGTTCAGTTGGTGATAGAGTTTCTAAATCTTTAGTTTCCTCTATCACAGAAACTATTGAATCATATTTTTCTGTACAAGAAATTAGTATCTTTTGTACTATATTCTTGTCAGAAATTATTTCTCCATAGGCTCCCATTTGATTTACTATTTCTTTAATTCTAGAATAGTAATCTTTTGCAGTCTCATTATCTTTCATTCTAAGATTCTCAAAATCTCTTCTAAGCTTTTGTAGTCTAACTGCGCGTACCTTGACTGTTCCTTGGAACTCCTCCTGTAGCGTGTCCCATGCTTCTTTTGCCGTTGCTGCGCTCATAATTCGTGGAAAAAGATTGTCCGCCATAGCTTGTTGCAAGCAATATAATGCATGAGAATCCTTTTGTTGATTATCCTCGAGTGCCTTCTTTTGGTCTTCCGAAAGAGATGTAATATCTTCCGGAATAGTGATTCCTTCTTCAACAATTTTCCATAGATTTTGTGATCGAAAATAGGTCCTCATTTTAATGGaccaaaaatcatagttttcTCCATGGAAAATTGGAAGAGGTAGTGAAGAGCGATTGTACTCCGAACTCATGTTGATGAGTGAAAAAGATTACGCCCAGTGATATATGATCGAACggggctctgataccactgatGGTTTGAGAATAAATTTGTATTGGTTTAGATTTGTATGGGATGGATATTAGGTGGTGTAGTATGATGATGTTGATAAGTTGATAAGTTGGATGATTGGTGGGACAAGGAAGAGTTATgtagtgttttaatttttatgtgtgtAGTAAGAGAGGAGACAAGGTAGTAGGCTAGTAGTAAA is a genomic window of Cannabis sativa cultivar Pink pepper isolate KNU-18-1 chromosome 9, ASM2916894v1, whole genome shotgun sequence containing:
- the LOC133031240 gene encoding uncharacterized protein LOC133031240; this translates as MSSEYNRSSLPLPIFHGENYDFWSIKMRTYFRSQNLWKIVEEGITIPEDITSLSEDQKKALEDNQQKDSHALYCLQQAMADNLFPRIMSAATAKEAWDTLQEEFQGTVKVRAVRLQKLRRDFENLRMKDNETAKDYYSRIKEIVNQMGAYGEIISDKNIVQKILISCTEKYDSIVSVIEETKDLETLSPTELMGSLEAYESRRERHKESEVENAFQSKINSRNPIKLIFVKRKMMKVISSMSAKEEKDTC